In the Nicotiana tabacum cultivar K326 chromosome 16, ASM71507v2, whole genome shotgun sequence genome, one interval contains:
- the LOC107763035 gene encoding uncharacterized protein LOC107763035 has product MEDHLKSYTQSEKKCFSTKFISIFVSSLFLVFILFHIQYSSPFDFTLSATSQRWAFLSQENNSDVIETMTAELKDSVTFLPLTDLRFRETATTGHTWFMSSLNDTLEENEAEHLYFPSKASKGRLLCFKGRDIRDGTKNSYALAWREGLPDSAILLEGLTFVSDTYYDHQNLWHGLSAMAHLVRWSMKNECLKPSRWVLFHWGELRLRMGSWIQQLMQANFGEVKVEGFDRGDVPYCFEKAIVTRHDLGQMRQDTKLKVFDLLRCKARSYCGLNPAGKGRELNERGFPIIRLTLLMRRASRSFKNATAVTGIFAKECARVEGCILHVVQSEDLSFCGQVKVLTNTDIVASPHGAQLTNMLFMDRESSVMEFFPKGWLENAGPGQYAHHWMANQSGMKHQGAWWDSIGEECPSPQDHLQCFHFHKDGMVGHNETYFADWARRIIHQVKLSKVEQASVDQANKQQNDSKACVC; this is encoded by the exons ATGGAAGATCATCTCAAGTCTTACACTCAAAGCGAGAAGAAATGCTTCTCCACAAAATTCATCAGCATTTTTGTTTCCTCCTTGTTTCTGGTTTTCATCCTCTTTCACATTCAATACTCATCCCCTTTTGATTTCACCTTATCAGCAACGTCCCAAAGATGGGCTTTTCTTTCCCAAGAGAATAACTCTGATGTCATTGAGACCATGACTGCAGAACTCAAAGACTCTGTCACTTTCCTTCCCCTCACGGACCTTAGATTTAGAGAAACGGCCACAACTGGCCACACCTGGTTTATGAGCTCTTTGAACGACACACTTGAGGAAAATGAAGCAGAACACTTGTATTTCCCTTCTAAGGCATCCAAAGGACGGCTTCTTTGCTTTAAGGGACGGGATATTAGGGATGGCACAAAGAATTCATATGCGTTGGCATGGCGAGAAGGTCTTCCAGACTCTGCTATTCTACTGGAAGGCTTAACTTTTGTATCAGACACATATTACGACCACCAAAATCTGTGGCATGGATTATCTGCAATGGCCCATCTAGTGAGATGGTCAATGAAAAATGAATGTTTGAAGCCATCAAGATGGGTGCTATTCCATTGGGGAGAACTGAGATTAAGAATGGGATCATGGATTCAACAACTTATGCAAGCGAATTTTGGTGAGGTCAAGGTGGAAGGATTTGATAGAGGAGATGTACCTTACTGTTTTGAGAAAGCCATTGTCACGAGGCATGATCTAGGCCAAATGAGGCAGGACACTAAGCTGAAGGTGTTTGACCTGCTCCGCTGCAAAGCTAGGAGTTACTGTGGACTTAATCCTGCAGGAAAAGGTAGAGAGCTAAATGAAAGAGGATTTCCAATTATAAGACTTACACTGCTGATGAGAAGAGCTTCTCGCTCATTCAAGAATGCAACTGCTGTGACTGGTATATTTGCAAAGGAATGTGCAAGGGTCGAAGGCTGCATTCTGCATGTAGTGCAGTCAGAAGATTTATCTTTCTGCGGCCAG GTTAAAGTGCTGACCAACACTGACATTGTTGCATCTCCACATGGAGCACAATTAACTAATATGCTCTTCATGGACCGGGAGAGCAGTGTAATGGAATTCTTCCCAAAGGGTTGGTTAGAGAATGCTGGCCCAGGCCAATATGCTCACCACTGGATGGCGAATCAATCAGGGATGAAACATCAAGGTGCATGGTGGGATTCAATAGGCGAGGAGTGTCCATCTCCACAAGATCATCTGCAGTGCTTCCATTTTCATAAAGATGGGATGGTTGGACACAACGAAACCTATTTTGCAGATTGGGCTAGAAGAATCATTCATCAAGTTAAGCTAAGCAAGGTGGAGCAAGCCTCTGTTGATCAAGCAAACAAGCAACAAAATGATTCAAAAGCATGTGTATGCTAG